The following proteins are encoded in a genomic region of Mycolicibacterium confluentis:
- a CDS encoding MCE family protein: MDGARRRAAGAVLLLLMVGAVGITYGQFRGAFTPTTQLRLHADRAGLVMDPGAKVTLNGVDIGRVSAVDAVDVEGNTMAQLTLAVVPRYARIVPSNARVDITATTVFGNKYVSFTSPEDPSPQPISPTEVIRVSAVTTEFNTLFETIMSIAEQVDPVRLNTTLSALADALTGQRSPWPQTWASANQAFDAVIPRLPQLRYDTVRLAELADVYTASGPQLWDALADAATTAGSVHRLRGALDAALLASIGFGSTAADVFDHTAPYLLRSAADLVSTSTVLDRHSPSLFCTIRNYAQVAPRVAGALGSNGYSLSSVSGGGVNGAEPPYIYPDNLPRINAQGGPGGRPGCWQSITRELWPAPYLVVDTGASIAPYNHLELGQPMFVDYVWGRQVGEYTINP; this comes from the coding sequence ATGGACGGGGCTCGGCGCCGGGCAGCGGGCGCGGTGCTGTTGTTGCTGATGGTGGGGGCCGTCGGAATCACCTACGGCCAGTTTCGCGGTGCGTTCACACCCACGACCCAGTTGCGTCTGCATGCCGACCGCGCCGGACTGGTGATGGATCCGGGCGCGAAGGTCACCCTCAATGGCGTGGACATCGGCCGGGTCTCCGCGGTGGACGCCGTTGACGTCGAGGGCAACACCATGGCCCAGCTGACCCTCGCCGTGGTGCCCCGCTACGCCCGCATCGTGCCGTCCAACGCTCGCGTGGACATCACCGCCACGACGGTCTTCGGCAACAAGTATGTGTCGTTCACCTCGCCGGAAGATCCTTCACCGCAACCGATCTCGCCCACAGAGGTGATCCGCGTCAGTGCTGTGACCACCGAGTTCAACACACTGTTCGAGACCATCATGTCGATCGCCGAGCAGGTCGATCCGGTGCGGCTCAACACCACACTGTCGGCGCTCGCCGACGCCCTGACCGGTCAACGGTCCCCCTGGCCGCAGACCTGGGCGTCGGCCAATCAGGCTTTCGACGCCGTGATCCCTCGACTGCCCCAACTTCGTTACGACACCGTCCGATTGGCTGAATTGGCCGATGTCTACACGGCCTCCGGACCGCAGTTGTGGGACGCCCTGGCCGACGCGGCCACCACCGCGGGTTCGGTGCATCGACTGCGCGGGGCGCTCGATGCGGCCCTGCTGGCCTCGATCGGGTTCGGCAGCACGGCCGCCGACGTGTTCGACCACACCGCCCCCTACCTGCTGCGCTCGGCCGCCGACCTCGTCTCCACGTCCACCGTGCTGGACCGGCACAGCCCGTCCCTGTTCTGCACGATCCGCAACTACGCGCAGGTGGCTCCCCGCGTCGCAGGCGCTCTCGGCTCGAACGGCTACTCGTTGAGCAGCGTCAGCGGGGGCGGGGTCAACGGCGCCGAACCGCCCTACATCTACCCCGACAACCTGCCGAGGATCAACGCCCAAGGCGGGCCGGGCGGGCGGCCGGGTTGCTGGCAGTCCATCACCCGAGAACTCTGGCCTGCGCCCTATCTCGTCGTGGACACCGGGGCGAGCATCGCGCCCTACAACCACCTCGAACTCGGACAACCGATGTTCGTCGATTACGTGTGGGGCCGCCAGGTCGGCGAGTACACCATCAATCCGTGA
- a CDS encoding DoxX family protein, with translation MSAVDTDDVKQITTDDDGAAPSWHPITRLAFRFCVVYFGLFCLLFAQISYAFTGPISHWLPDGAVLWQMATLAPVFGWVGRTVFGVEAELHLDSGSGDQAAIWVMAFCLLVVAVVATAVWSVLDRRRRAYPRLQAWFLTFLRLCLGGQMLFYGMAKLIPTQMPAPPLSALLQPYGDFSPASVLWLQVGSSHPYEMLLGAAEVLGGLLLFAPRTATLGALVSAACMGQVFVLNMTFDVPVKILSFHLLALALVLLAPQIRRLVDFLVLHRATEPPTQPALFDSGRANHIAVTAQVLLGAWMLVGSAFTSWTAWREYGGGSPEPPLHGIWNVTEFERDGAAVPPLATDEHRWGRLAIDTAGAATIQRVDGRLVTVPAEVDPQAHTLTITAPETAATFAFTRDGGDGLRLEGELAGRPVRINLLRTDPTDFTLLNRGFNWVQEYPYFR, from the coding sequence GTGAGTGCGGTCGACACCGACGACGTGAAGCAGATCACGACCGATGACGACGGCGCCGCACCCTCCTGGCACCCAATCACGCGCCTCGCGTTCCGCTTCTGTGTCGTTTACTTCGGACTGTTCTGCCTGCTCTTCGCCCAGATCTCCTACGCATTCACCGGCCCGATCTCGCACTGGCTGCCCGACGGTGCCGTCCTCTGGCAGATGGCGACGCTGGCGCCAGTCTTCGGCTGGGTCGGCCGCACGGTCTTCGGTGTCGAGGCCGAACTGCACCTCGATTCGGGCAGCGGTGACCAGGCCGCGATCTGGGTGATGGCGTTCTGCCTGCTGGTGGTGGCGGTGGTGGCGACCGCGGTGTGGAGCGTCCTGGACCGGCGCAGGCGTGCGTACCCGCGCCTGCAGGCATGGTTCCTGACCTTTCTGCGGCTGTGCCTGGGCGGGCAGATGCTGTTCTACGGCATGGCCAAGCTGATCCCGACCCAGATGCCCGCGCCACCACTGAGCGCGCTGCTCCAGCCCTACGGCGATTTCAGCCCAGCGTCGGTGCTCTGGCTGCAGGTCGGCTCGTCCCACCCGTACGAGATGCTGCTCGGTGCGGCCGAGGTGCTGGGCGGCCTGCTGCTGTTCGCACCGCGCACCGCGACGCTGGGAGCGCTGGTCAGCGCGGCCTGCATGGGCCAGGTGTTCGTCTTGAACATGACGTTCGACGTCCCGGTGAAGATCCTGTCGTTTCACCTGCTGGCGCTGGCCCTGGTGCTGCTGGCTCCGCAGATCCGCCGGCTGGTCGACTTCCTGGTGCTGCACCGGGCCACCGAACCGCCGACGCAGCCGGCGCTGTTCGACTCCGGCCGGGCCAACCACATCGCGGTGACGGCGCAGGTGCTGCTCGGCGCATGGATGCTCGTGGGATCGGCGTTCACCAGTTGGACCGCGTGGCGCGAGTACGGCGGCGGCAGCCCGGAACCACCGCTGCACGGGATCTGGAACGTCACCGAGTTCGAGCGCGACGGCGCGGCGGTCCCACCGCTGGCCACCGACGAGCACCGCTGGGGACGTCTGGCCATCGACACCGCTGGCGCGGCGACCATTCAGCGCGTCGACGGCAGGCTGGTGACGGTTCCGGCCGAAGTGGACCCACAGGCGCACACCCTCACGATCACCGCGCCGGAGACCGCCGCGACGTTCGCGTTCACGCGGGATGGCGGCGACGGGCTGCGCCTGGAGGGTGAACTGGCCGGCCGGCCCGTTCGGATCAATCTCCTCCGCACCGACCCCACCGACTTCACCCTGCTCAACCGAGGGTTCAACTGGGTGCAGGAGTATCCGTACTTCCGCTGA
- a CDS encoding alpha/beta hydrolase codes for MTATGERTAPHPLLLWAWGLLRLDFVGVVFGALFFCLSMTPSLLPRSWEFAGLIGGVNAAIGYGVGVLVGKIVRHFALRNRDWWPPSKTVLWRLKIVSVVTAIGASLLMVAPAAAWQRQVAAVMGMEGPATLGYYRTLLLALAVGGALIAASRVILDLIRLVARFLKRRWQINDEVALFIGTAVVVMLVVMLINGVLYRGFLAGASRVFQPQNAATREGVVAPTQPERSGSPESFAPWDTLGFQGRNFVATGPSVEELTRVNGRPAKEPIRVYAGLQTADTDEGRLAVLLSELQRTRAFERKALIIVPTTGTGWVNPVAARSVEMLYNGDTAIVALQYSYLPSWISFVGDQEKSVTSGRMLIDAVQGRWATLPPDRRPKLMLYGESLGSMAGQGAFGFLPDVSLMGFDSVLWVGPPQASTLWRALIERRDPGTTEVSPRYDNGRTVRFSQGADAEEIARDTADPWEGTRVLFLQHASDPIVWWSPDLMFSRPDWLIEPPGRDRTAAMRWYPFVTFSQVGADIFNAAGVPGGHGHNYGHYVLDGWVAVAPPDGWTPADTERIRNALDKAAAEDGPET; via the coding sequence GACGGGCGAGCGCACGGCTCCGCACCCGCTCCTGCTGTGGGCGTGGGGCCTGCTTCGCCTCGACTTCGTCGGTGTCGTGTTCGGTGCGCTGTTCTTCTGCCTGTCGATGACTCCGTCGCTGCTGCCGCGCAGTTGGGAGTTCGCCGGGCTGATCGGCGGCGTCAACGCCGCAATCGGCTACGGGGTCGGCGTCCTCGTCGGAAAGATTGTCCGGCACTTCGCGTTACGCAATCGCGATTGGTGGCCTCCGTCGAAGACGGTGCTGTGGCGGCTCAAGATCGTCAGCGTGGTCACCGCGATCGGTGCGAGCCTGCTCATGGTGGCGCCCGCCGCGGCCTGGCAGCGTCAGGTGGCGGCGGTGATGGGCATGGAGGGCCCGGCGACGCTGGGGTACTACCGCACCCTGCTGCTGGCACTCGCGGTCGGCGGTGCGCTGATCGCGGCCTCGCGCGTGATCCTGGACCTGATCAGACTGGTCGCACGATTCCTGAAGCGGCGTTGGCAGATCAACGACGAGGTCGCGCTGTTCATCGGCACCGCGGTGGTGGTGATGCTGGTGGTCATGCTGATCAACGGTGTGCTCTACCGCGGGTTCCTGGCCGGAGCTTCTCGGGTCTTCCAACCGCAGAACGCCGCCACCCGAGAAGGTGTCGTGGCGCCGACCCAACCCGAAAGGTCGGGCAGCCCAGAATCATTCGCGCCGTGGGACACGCTCGGCTTCCAGGGCCGCAACTTCGTCGCGACCGGTCCCAGCGTCGAGGAACTGACCCGCGTCAACGGCAGGCCCGCCAAGGAGCCGATCCGGGTCTACGCGGGCCTGCAGACCGCCGACACCGACGAGGGCCGGCTTGCGGTGCTGCTCAGCGAACTTCAGCGGACCCGGGCGTTCGAGCGCAAGGCCCTGATCATCGTGCCCACCACCGGAACCGGATGGGTCAATCCCGTCGCCGCGCGCTCGGTCGAGATGCTCTACAACGGCGACACCGCGATCGTCGCTCTGCAGTACTCCTATCTGCCCAGTTGGATCTCGTTCGTCGGTGACCAGGAGAAGTCCGTCACTTCAGGACGCATGCTGATCGACGCCGTGCAGGGACGGTGGGCCACGCTGCCGCCGGATCGCCGGCCCAAACTCATGCTGTACGGCGAGAGCCTGGGTTCGATGGCGGGCCAGGGGGCGTTCGGATTCCTGCCCGACGTGTCGCTGATGGGTTTCGACTCGGTGCTCTGGGTCGGACCGCCGCAGGCCAGCACGCTGTGGCGCGCACTCATCGAACGGCGTGACCCTGGCACCACGGAGGTCTCACCGCGTTACGACAACGGGCGCACGGTGCGCTTCTCGCAGGGGGCCGACGCGGAGGAGATCGCCCGCGACACCGCGGACCCGTGGGAGGGGACGCGCGTGCTCTTCCTGCAGCACGCGTCCGATCCGATCGTGTGGTGGTCACCGGACCTGATGTTCTCGCGGCCCGACTGGCTCATCGAACCGCCGGGCCGGGACCGCACCGCAGCCATGCGGTGGTATCCCTTCGTGACGTTCTCTCAGGTGGGCGCCGACATCTTCAACGCAGCGGGAGTGCCTGGGGGACATGGCCACAACTACGGGCATTACGTGCTCGACGGCTGGGTGGCGGTAGCGCCGCCCGACGGGTGGACCCCCGCCGACACCGAGCGCATTCGGAACGCCCTGGACAAGGCCGCGGCCGAGGACGGGCCGGAGACCTGA
- a CDS encoding PPOX class F420-dependent oxidoreductase: protein MTFKQHEIDYMANVALGRLATIAPDGTLQNSPVGFTYNAELGTIDIHGYSMSKSRKYRNLEHHSAVAFVVDDIASRDPWRVRCLEIRGTAEQAETRSPTVEPNGDALDTAIIRITPRRIISFGIDDLETEPHLLQFDSRDV, encoded by the coding sequence ATGACCTTCAAACAGCACGAGATCGACTACATGGCGAACGTCGCGCTGGGCCGATTGGCGACGATCGCCCCCGACGGCACACTGCAGAACAGTCCGGTCGGCTTCACCTACAACGCCGAGTTGGGCACCATCGACATCCACGGGTACAGCATGTCGAAAAGCCGCAAGTACCGAAACCTCGAGCACCACAGCGCCGTGGCGTTCGTCGTCGACGATATCGCCTCGCGCGACCCGTGGCGGGTGCGCTGCCTGGAGATCCGCGGCACCGCCGAGCAGGCCGAAACCCGCTCCCCCACTGTGGAACCCAACGGCGACGCGCTGGACACCGCGATCATCCGAATCACGCCGCGGCGGATCATCAGTTTCGGCATCGACGACTTGGAGACCGAACCGCATCTGCTGCAATTCGACAGCCGTGACGTCTGA
- a CDS encoding sterol carrier family protein has protein sequence MAARRTADPAKTRAAVAALAPWLRDENTTAPARTELAEAVRLTARTLAADAPGASVEVRVPPFVAVQCIEGPRHTRGTPPNVVETDARTWLGLVTGLLTVDDAVATGRLTLSGARAGEVAAWLPLLPGVLSGSTDTPAPS, from the coding sequence ATGGCCGCCCGTCGCACCGCTGATCCGGCAAAGACGCGCGCCGCGGTGGCGGCACTGGCCCCGTGGCTGCGCGACGAGAACACAACCGCGCCGGCGCGCACCGAACTCGCCGAGGCCGTGCGCCTGACCGCGCGAACCCTGGCCGCGGACGCCCCTGGAGCGTCCGTCGAGGTCCGCGTCCCGCCGTTCGTGGCGGTGCAGTGCATCGAAGGCCCGCGGCACACGCGGGGCACCCCGCCGAACGTCGTGGAGACCGACGCCCGCACCTGGCTGGGTCTGGTGACGGGGCTGCTGACGGTCGACGACGCGGTCGCGACGGGCCGGTTGACGCTCTCGGGTGCGCGTGCGGGCGAGGTGGCCGCCTGGCTCCCGTTGCTCCCGGGTGTGCTCAGCGGAAGTACGGATACTCCTGCACCCAGTTGA
- a CDS encoding Rv0804 family intramembrane glutamic endopeptidase, with protein MSGDQRGAKAAAVGLGTALVVWSTTAGLQIPGRRHPLIQAALGTALALSVHAPLGVRGAALRSGVRWGALGAAVVTAGVAATTAVPIIQAGMAARDLPTPQWKWLVYEIPLGTVWSEESAYRAALGTLAEVGFGPRAGRLLQATAFGLSHVVDARGAGEPVLGTVLVTGVAGWVFGWLAHRSGSVVASALTHLAINEAGAVAAGWVQRRAV; from the coding sequence ATGTCCGGCGATCAGCGCGGCGCAAAGGCTGCCGCGGTGGGCCTGGGTACGGCGCTGGTCGTGTGGAGCACGACGGCCGGTCTGCAGATTCCGGGCCGGCGCCATCCGCTGATCCAGGCCGCGCTCGGCACGGCGCTGGCGCTGAGCGTGCATGCGCCTCTTGGGGTGCGTGGCGCAGCGCTGCGCAGCGGTGTGCGCTGGGGCGCGCTGGGTGCCGCTGTCGTGACCGCCGGTGTCGCCGCGACCACTGCGGTCCCGATCATCCAGGCCGGGATGGCGGCGCGCGATCTGCCGACGCCGCAGTGGAAATGGCTGGTTTACGAGATTCCGCTCGGCACAGTGTGGTCGGAGGAGTCCGCCTACCGGGCCGCGCTGGGCACGCTGGCAGAGGTCGGGTTCGGCCCACGGGCGGGCAGACTGCTGCAGGCCACGGCGTTCGGCCTGTCGCACGTCGTCGATGCGCGCGGTGCGGGGGAACCGGTGCTGGGCACCGTCCTGGTGACGGGGGTGGCCGGATGGGTGTTCGGGTGGTTGGCGCACCGATCGGGCAGCGTCGTCGCGTCGGCGTTGACTCATCTGGCGATCAACGAGGCGGGCGCCGTCGCCGCCGGATGGGTGCAGCGCCGGGCGGTCTGA